In Scylla paramamosain isolate STU-SP2022 unplaced genomic scaffold, ASM3559412v1 Contig40, whole genome shotgun sequence, one DNA window encodes the following:
- the LOC135098018 gene encoding uncharacterized protein LOC135098018 isoform X2, with the protein MSLEPCLNCNSCCPPKCPCRSLSQPPHQVSPCSACAEGNGLDSEAMKMNPGVPPYMVYHIPMMYGGFGDYSYNPHWVCSIPVMPSPATVEEGKQTPLMPGTDGYQQMVAVGGWGQGNLRAETEGKMAHLSTTITHGAGAVVDPITKGGTTMLHISTQIIMATTFMHVIENLDLSRLVKDTHWQWVAVTDSRAVHPAGLGHEATEGHRSFCRKRVAVRSSTGAQRRNVVWGRERECAKVTPLSTSPGNITCNTLSSQPHLTAISHQLLPCI; encoded by the exons ATGTCCCTGGAACCCTGCCTAAACTGCAACTCCTGCTGCCCACCCAAGTGCCCGTGCCGCTCCTTGTCGCAGCCTCCACACCAAGTCTCACCTTGCTCTGCATGCGCTGAAGGCAATG GTCTAGATTCAGAAGCAATGAAGATGAACCCAGGAGTGCCCCCTTATATG GTGTACCACATACCCATGATGTATGGAGGGTTTGGGGACTACAGCTACAACCCTCACTGGGTCTGTAGCATTCCTGTGATGCCTTCCCCTGCTACAGTAGAGGAGGGCAAGCAGACACCCTTGATGCCAG GAACAGATGGGTATCAGCAGATGGTGGCTGTTGGGGGCTGGGGACAGGG CAACCTGAGGGCAGAGACGGAGGGAAAGATGGCCcacctttccaccaccatcacccatgGGGCCGGGGCCGTGGTGGACCCCATCACCAAGGGAGGCACCACTATGTTGCACATCAGTACTCAAATAATCATGGCAACAACTTTCATG CATGTCATTGAAAATCTGGACCTGTCCAGGCTGGTGAAGGACACTCATTGGCAGTGGGTGGCAGTGACAGACTCAAGAGCAGTACATCCTGCAGGACTGGGCCATGAGGCCACTGAAGGACACCGCTCATTCTGCAGGAAGAGAGTGGCTGTAAGGAGCAGTACAGGAGCCCAGAGAAGGAATGttgtgtgggggagagagagagag TGTGCCAAGGTGACACCACTCTCCACCTCACCTGGGAACATCACCTGCAACACCCTCTCATCCCAGCCTCACCTAACAGCCATCAGTCATCAACTGCTGCCTTGTATATAA
- the LOC135098018 gene encoding uncharacterized protein LOC135098018 isoform X1, whose amino-acid sequence MSLEPCLNCNSCCPPKCPCRSLSQPPHQVSPCSACAEGNGLDSEAMKMNPGVPPYMVYHIPMMYGGFGDYSYNPHWVCSIPVMPSPATVEEGKQTPLMPGTDGYQQMVAVGGWGQGNLRAETEGKMAHLSTTITHGAGAVVDPITKGGTTMLHISTQIIMATTFMHVIENLDLSRLVKDTHWQWVAVTDSRAVHPAGLGHEATEGHRSFCRKRVAVRSSTGAQRRNVVWGREREVIFLLFLYFFFSYIFYPAFFCYSIRNVFFSFSCFFFFFYLYLFICFSDGRYIMFSVPR is encoded by the exons ATGTCCCTGGAACCCTGCCTAAACTGCAACTCCTGCTGCCCACCCAAGTGCCCGTGCCGCTCCTTGTCGCAGCCTCCACACCAAGTCTCACCTTGCTCTGCATGCGCTGAAGGCAATG GTCTAGATTCAGAAGCAATGAAGATGAACCCAGGAGTGCCCCCTTATATG GTGTACCACATACCCATGATGTATGGAGGGTTTGGGGACTACAGCTACAACCCTCACTGGGTCTGTAGCATTCCTGTGATGCCTTCCCCTGCTACAGTAGAGGAGGGCAAGCAGACACCCTTGATGCCAG GAACAGATGGGTATCAGCAGATGGTGGCTGTTGGGGGCTGGGGACAGGG CAACCTGAGGGCAGAGACGGAGGGAAAGATGGCCcacctttccaccaccatcacccatgGGGCCGGGGCCGTGGTGGACCCCATCACCAAGGGAGGCACCACTATGTTGCACATCAGTACTCAAATAATCATGGCAACAACTTTCATG CATGTCATTGAAAATCTGGACCTGTCCAGGCTGGTGAAGGACACTCATTGGCAGTGGGTGGCAGTGACAGACTCAAGAGCAGTACATCCTGCAGGACTGGGCCATGAGGCCACTGAAGGACACCGCTCATTCTGCAGGAAGAGAGTGGCTGTAAGGAGCAGTACAGGAGCCCAGAGAAGGAATGttgtgtgggggagagagagagaggttatttttcttttatttctgtatttttttttttcctatatcttctatcctgcttttttttgttattctattagaaatgtttttttcagcttttcttgttttttttttttcttctacctttatttatttatatgcttTTCTGATGGAAGATACATTATGTTCAGTGTGCCAAGGTGA